CGGTCTCGCCCGACGAGATCGCCCAAAACCTGGAAGCCTGGCACCGCCCCATTCCGTCCGCCCTGTGGGAAGAGCTGCGCAGTCAGGCGCTCATCGCGCCGGGCGCGCCGATACCGTCGAGCCATGGGGCGTAGATGCCCATGGCCCTGTTGAGCAATTTGTAGAGGTGCCTGATGAGATCGGATGCTGGCGTGGTTTTTGGCGCCGTGAAGAAGAGCGCCATTTCAGAAGATATCGTGGCCAATCTGCTCTCCCTGATCCGGGAGCGGGAGCTGCGGCCTGGGGACAAGCTGCCGCCGGAGCGGGAGCTGGCCGCCATGATGCAGGTGAGCCGACCGTCCCTGCGGGAGGCCTTGCGGGCCCTCTCCATCATGAATGTGATCGAGATCCGCCAGGGGGATGGTACCTACGTCACCTCCCTGGAGCCCAACCTGCTCATGTCCCACCTGGATTTTGTCTTTGCCCTCACGGACGCCACCTTCCTGGAGCTGTTCGAGGCCCGCAAGATCCTGGAGCCGGGCATTGTGGCCATGGCCGCGGCCCGCATCACGGACGAGGAGATCGCCCAGCTGGAGGCGTGCCTGGCCCGCTCCATGGAAAAGACCCACGAGCCCGAGGCCTTCGTGGCCGCCGACCTGGAGCTCCATGAGACCATTGCCCGGGCAGCCAAGAACAGCATCCTGGAACGCTTCATGGCCAGTATCAGCCAGTTGGGCCGGGTGAGCCGGACGCGCACGGTCCAGTTGCCGGGGGTCATCCAGCGCTCCGTGCAGGACCATCAGGCCATCGTCCAGGCGCTGAAGGCCCGGGATCCAGAGGCGGCCCGCCAGGCGATGTTGCAACATCTGTTGAACGTGGAACGAGAATTGCGAGAACTGGGAGCCAGCCGGGATGACCACGATGACGACACAGCCCGTTGAACGCGACTGGGAAGGGGGGCCGGTCCGGTATCCTGATCCGGCCGTGGAGGTGTTGGACGAGCGCTTTCGCCCCTATCGGCTGGGCAACGCGGCCGTGGAGCGCCTCTTCACCGGCCTGCGCTGGGGGGAAGGGCCCGCCTGGTTCGGCGACGCCCGCCACCTGATCTTCAGCGACATTCCCAACAACCGCCTCCTGCGCTGGTCGGAGGAGACGGGCACGGTGACGGTCTTCCGCAGCCCCTCGAACTACGCCAACGGCAACACCCGGGACCGCCAGGGACGGCTCATCACCTGCGAGCACGGCACCCGCCGGGTGACCCGCACCGAGTACGACGGGCGCATCACCGTGCTGATGGACCGCTACCAGGGGAAGCGTCTGAACGCGCCCAACGATGTGGTGGTCCATTCGGACGGCGCCATCTGGTTCACCGACCCGGGCTATGGCTCCCTGTTGAACTACGAGGGGGAAAAGGGCGAGCAGGAGTTGCCGCCCTACGTCTACCGCCTGGATCCGGTCACCGGCCAGGCTACGGTGGTGGCCGATGATTTCGTCAAACCCAACGGCCTCTGCTTCTCACCTGATGAATCCCGGCTCTACATTGTGGATACGGGCGTCTCCCACACGCCGGGCGGGCCGTCCCACATCCGGGTGTTCGACGTGGTGGAGGGCCGACGGCTGACCAATGGCCGGGTCTTTGTGGAGATGGCACCGGGCACGGCGGACGGCATCCGCTGTGATGTGGACGGCAACCTGTGGGTGGCGGCGGGGTGGGGTGGCCCCGGCTACGACGGCGCCCACTGCTACGCGCCGGACGGCGTCCGCATTGGCCAGGTTCACCTGCCGGAGCCCTGCTCCAACCTCTGTTTTGGGGGGGTGAAGAAAAATCGCCTCTTCATGACCTGCGGCCAATCCCTCTACGCCCTGTACGTGGAAGCCCTGGGCGCCCAGTGGCCCTGAGCCCGGGCTTCCTACTCCCCTTCCGGCGGCGCGGTCAGGATCACCCAGTAGTGGACATAGGGACTGTTGGGATTGGCGGCGTAGCCGGCCCCGAACTCCACCTGTTCCCGGTAGAAGGGGTGTTCTCCCAACAGGTGGACCCGATGTCCGCTGGAGCCCATCCACTGTTCCCAGGTGGCCTGTGCTGTGCCATACCCCGCAGCGATGGACTCGATGTTGTTGCCATCTGGCGATAGGTCGTACCAATCCGGCAGATCGAAACCTGCTTGCATCACCAGGTAGTTGGGACCGTAGCCCTCCGGCGTGACGTGGCCGAAGTAGCCCCGGTTGGCCATGTCCTCGGCCCGCTGCCGGGCCACCGCGGCCAGCACGGGATGACAGCGCATCTCTGGCCGCTGCTGCTCCGGCGCGCCGGTCAGCAGATCGGCGATTTGCTGTTCCTGGGGACTGAGGTGGCATTCTGCCCGGGCACCGCTGGCGTCGTTGCCGGTGTTGGCCACCATGGGCAGGTAAATCCGGCTGGAAGGGGCAAATGGTTCGGCCGGGGCATCTTGGGCGTGGACGGACAGGATGGTGACGCTGGTTGCCAGGATGACAAGGAGCAGCAGACGAGCGCTGCGCATTACGAGGGCATCAAGATTCATGATGTCAGAAATTCCTCCGCCGATGTCGTCACGATTGAACGGCCAGTGGGAGCTGACTCGTCCCGGGTGCCTGGAGGACGGGTCAGAACCGGCACGCCCCGCCCCCCTCGGTGGCCCCTTCGGTGAGAAAGCGCCAAAACAGGTCCAAGTCTAGGCCATTCCATGGTAAGAGAAAAGTCTGGGCATCGTTTGGTGTTCTCCAGTTGGAGCCCCGATGAGTTTCCGGCGTATGCCATGCGCCTATCGGGCGTCTGGCAATCGTTACGTTTTGTTCAAGTTGTCGCTTTCTTCAGGCCAGCAACTTGTACTGTAGCGGAAGAAGGCGACGCAGCCCAGGGTCATCCGTCGTAGCCTGGGCTGCGTCAAACGCCTGAAGGGTACGATCTTTTGTCGCAGGGTGAGGTCAGGTGCGGGGGGGAAGCTTGGGCAGGGCCCGACTGGGCCGCTGATCCAGCTCCGGCTTCAGGATGGGGGTCTCCGCCAGCAGGCGGAGGATCTCGGCCACGGCTTGCTCCAGCTGGGGATCCCGTCCTTCCCGGTAATCCTGGGGGGTGATGTCCACCTCGATGTCCGGTTCGGTACCGTAATTTTCCAGCTGCCAGCCCACATCGGCGAACCAGAAGCTGTACTCAGGCTGGGTGGTGATGGTGCCGTCCACCAGGGGGTGTTTGGGCTCGATGCCGATGACGCCGCCCCAGGTCCGTTTACCCACCAGCGGCCCCAGCTTGAGGAGTTTGAAGCTGTGGCAGAAGATGTCGCCGTCGCTGCCGGCGTGCTCGTTGGTCAGGGCCACCAGGGGGCCGGCCACCGATTCGGTGGGGTAGGGGATCAGGCCACCCCAGCGGGAGAGGTCATAGCCGATGCGCCGCCGGGCCAGCTTTTCCAGGATGAGCTGGCTCACGTGGCCGCCGCCGTTGTAGCGCACGTCCACAATCAGCCCATCCCGCTCGATCTCGGCCAGGAAGCCCCGGTGGAATTCGGCGTAGCCCCGGGGGCTCATGTCGGGGATGTGGACGTAGCCGGCCCGGCCGTCGGTGGCTTCGTGGACGTAGCGACGGTTCTGCTCCACCCAACGACGGTAGCGGGCGGAGACCTCGCTCTCCAGCGCCCGCACGATGACCAGGCGGTTGCCCGGGCGAGACGCCTCTGGCCCTTCCCCGTTGCTGCCGCCTGCCCCATCCTGGGGGCGGGGCGCCAGGGTCAGGAGCACCTCGTTGCCGGCCTGGTTCACCAGAAGCTGGGACGGGCTGACCTCCGGTCCCAGGGGCTGGCCGTTGATGGCCAGGAGCACGTCGCCCACCTGGACATCCACGCCCGGCGCGGCCAGGGGGGAGTTGGCCTTGGGATCCCACGGATCCCCCAGGATGATCTCGTCGATGCGGTAGCCGCCTGCCTCCGGCGCCCAGCTAAAGTGGGCGCCCAGGAAGCCCTGGCCGTAGTAGGGGCGGGGGCGGTAGTCGCCGCCGAACTCGTAGGCATGGCTGGTGCCCAGCTCCCCCTGCATCTCCCACATCAGGTCGCTGAATTCGCCCCGGGTGCTGACCCGTTCGATGAGCGCGTAGTAGCGGTGGTAGACGGTCTGCCAATCCACCTGGGACATGTCCTCGGTCCAGAAGTGATCCCGCTGTAGCCGCCAGGCTTCCCGCAGCATCTGCTCCCATTCCCGCTGGGGATCGACGGAGACCTTCACCCGCCGCAGGTCGATCCAGCCGGTGCGCCGGGGCGGTCCACTCTGGGTGGGCGCCTTCTGGCCGGCGGCAATCACCCGCAGGCGCCTGCCGCTGGTGTAGAGCACCTTCTTGTGGTTGCGGGAGATCTGGAAGGAGCTCACATTTTCGGCCAGGGTCTCTGTCTTGTACTCTTTGAAATCGTAGGCCCGCAGGG
The DNA window shown above is from Litorilinea aerophila and carries:
- a CDS encoding FadR/GntR family transcriptional regulator yields the protein MRSDAGVVFGAVKKSAISEDIVANLLSLIRERELRPGDKLPPERELAAMMQVSRPSLREALRALSIMNVIEIRQGDGTYVTSLEPNLLMSHLDFVFALTDATFLELFEARKILEPGIVAMAAARITDEEIAQLEACLARSMEKTHEPEAFVAADLELHETIARAAKNSILERFMASISQLGRVSRTRTVQLPGVIQRSVQDHQAIVQALKARDPEAARQAMLQHLLNVERELRELGASRDDHDDDTAR
- a CDS encoding SMP-30/gluconolactonase/LRE family protein: MTTQPVERDWEGGPVRYPDPAVEVLDERFRPYRLGNAAVERLFTGLRWGEGPAWFGDARHLIFSDIPNNRLLRWSEETGTVTVFRSPSNYANGNTRDRQGRLITCEHGTRRVTRTEYDGRITVLMDRYQGKRLNAPNDVVVHSDGAIWFTDPGYGSLLNYEGEKGEQELPPYVYRLDPVTGQATVVADDFVKPNGLCFSPDESRLYIVDTGVSHTPGGPSHIRVFDVVEGRRLTNGRVFVEMAPGTADGIRCDVDGNLWVAAGWGGPGYDGAHCYAPDGVRIGQVHLPEPCSNLCFGGVKKNRLFMTCGQSLYALYVEALGAQWP
- a CDS encoding CAP domain-containing protein, which produces MNLDALVMRSARLLLLVILATSVTILSVHAQDAPAEPFAPSSRIYLPMVANTGNDASGARAECHLSPQEQQIADLLTGAPEQQRPEMRCHPVLAAVARQRAEDMANRGYFGHVTPEGYGPNYLVMQAGFDLPDWYDLSPDGNNIESIAAGYGTAQATWEQWMGSSGHRVHLLGEHPFYREQVEFGAGYAANPNSPYVHYWVILTAPPEGE